One genomic window of Methyloceanibacter sp. wino2 includes the following:
- a CDS encoding DsbA family protein yields the protein MGLSRVATTVLTGAILGLAALGLGACGGPGGTTPEAVPLKDQLLEPGPLGDREYGNRNAPVTIIEYVSLTCPYCRAYHAKVFPRVKRTYVDTGRVRYIIREFAIGQTAGAAAIVTRCAPKSKYLPLIEAYLSRQREWVSQDVRPDALYKIAKTSGMTRAQFDKCLSNQSIIDGLMEVKQRGRKYGVVGTPTFFINGQKLQGEVTFEQMKALIEPQAS from the coding sequence TTGGGGCTTAGCAGGGTAGCCACGACCGTCTTGACCGGCGCCATCCTCGGGCTTGCCGCGCTGGGGCTCGGGGCCTGTGGCGGGCCCGGCGGGACGACGCCCGAGGCCGTTCCGCTCAAGGACCAGCTTCTGGAACCGGGACCGCTCGGGGACCGCGAGTACGGCAACCGCAACGCCCCCGTGACCATCATCGAGTATGTGTCCCTCACCTGCCCCTATTGCCGCGCCTATCACGCCAAGGTCTTTCCGCGCGTAAAGCGGACCTATGTGGACACAGGCCGGGTGCGCTACATCATCCGGGAATTCGCCATCGGCCAGACGGCGGGGGCGGCGGCGATCGTCACGAGATGCGCCCCGAAGAGCAAATACCTGCCGCTCATAGAGGCTTATCTCTCCCGTCAGCGCGAATGGGTCAGCCAGGACGTCCGTCCGGACGCCCTCTACAAAATCGCGAAAACCAGTGGAATGACCCGCGCGCAATTTGACAAATGCCTATCGAATCAAAGCATTATCGATGGGTTGATGGAGGTAAAGCAGCGGGGACGCAAATATGGCGTTGTCGGAACGCCAACGTTCTTTATCAACGGCCAGAAGCTCCAGGGCGAAGTGACCTTCGAGCAGATGAAAGCCTTGATTGAACCACAGGCTTCTTGA
- a CDS encoding chromosome segregation SMC family protein, translating into MQISRLRLLGFKSFVEPTELVIEHGLTGVVGPNGCGKSNLLEALRWAMGETSYKSMRGSAMDDVIFAGAQDRPARNTAEVTLFIDNSARLAPAEFNDADVLEVTRRIEREAGSAYRVNGKDVRARDVRLLFEDAATGARSPALVQQGRIGEIVSATPLERRRVLEDAAGVAGLHSRRHEAELRLKAAESNLARLADLIGQLTSQLQATRRQARQAKRYRDISTKIQEMEALSYHLQWVAACAQVEGDEAAFQESLRTVAEETKAEAEALRAQSEAAEQLQPLRDEEAARAAVLHRLTVDRDALEREEARAKARQEELETQLAQAARDLTREEEQIAEANKVLEGLAAEKAGLEAVGTDDSVEPQLREAAATAATVLGEAETALRAATTELAEARAERGRLENDQTRLASRIAQLESQSEDLAQQLANLEAESGSEAKLTELNGEAERASALLEEAATALTQAEADEEQARAEETRLRSALADAKLARQEIETELATLLKLLAPPNEWTPIVEDVRIEGGYEHALGAALGDDLDAAAEDSAPVHWRNFTAGADDPALPDGAIPLSQFVTGPEALARRLSQIGVVEAGQGAALQAVLKPGQRLVSKDGDLWRWDGYSVQAGAATAQGARLEERTRLESLKTLKVDAEDAQTAAQAAFEAATEASQAASLKTKELRLKIKEDRAELDRTRSAIATVEREVQANSKQLGALSEALSRTKAARDEAQEQAEAAAAALQELTALDGLTAALEAAQGDAANARSEASQAQANLKSFENEVRLRTERIKAITAEEDLWRKRIANAQQHIETLGTRKSETAADLEALAKLPAEIEERRAKLMNTIAEAERDRSKAADDLAEAETALREQDKALRAVQERLSSAREGKARSEARLEGARERRSGLSRLIREQVDCAPEECLPRANLAEGAELPSLEEVEPRLAKLKADRERLGGVNLRAEEEEIELAEQLEGMEREKGDVEEAIAQLRQGISSLNREGRKRLLEAFDTVNAHFSRLFQTLFGGGSAELRLVDSDDPLESGLEIFAQPPGKKTQTLTLMSGGEKALTALALIFAVFLTNPSPICVLDEVDAPLDDANVDRFCRLMEEMSKETQTRFLIITHHPLTMARMSRLFGVTMQERGVSQLVSVDLETAEQLRDAG; encoded by the coding sequence GTGCAAATCTCCAGGCTTCGCCTTCTTGGGTTCAAATCGTTCGTCGAGCCCACCGAGCTCGTCATCGAACACGGCTTGACCGGCGTGGTCGGCCCCAATGGCTGCGGCAAGTCCAATCTGCTGGAAGCCCTGCGCTGGGCCATGGGCGAGACGTCCTACAAGAGCATGCGCGGCTCGGCCATGGACGACGTCATCTTCGCGGGCGCGCAGGACCGGCCGGCGCGAAACACGGCCGAGGTCACTCTTTTCATCGACAATAGCGCGCGCCTGGCGCCTGCTGAATTCAACGACGCCGACGTCCTGGAAGTGACGCGGCGGATCGAGCGCGAGGCCGGCTCAGCCTATCGCGTCAACGGCAAGGACGTGCGGGCGCGCGATGTCCGGCTCCTATTCGAAGACGCCGCGACCGGCGCCCGCTCTCCGGCCCTCGTGCAACAGGGCCGTATCGGCGAGATCGTCAGCGCCACGCCCTTGGAGCGGCGGCGCGTCCTGGAGGACGCCGCCGGCGTCGCCGGTCTGCACAGCCGCCGCCATGAGGCGGAACTGCGGCTCAAGGCAGCGGAAAGCAATCTCGCCCGCCTCGCCGACCTCATTGGCCAGCTGACATCGCAGCTTCAGGCGACCCGGCGGCAGGCGCGTCAGGCGAAGCGCTACCGCGATATCTCGACGAAAATTCAGGAAATGGAAGCCCTCTCCTACCACCTGCAATGGGTGGCCGCCTGCGCGCAGGTCGAAGGGGATGAGGCGGCGTTCCAGGAGTCTCTGCGAACCGTGGCCGAGGAGACCAAGGCCGAGGCGGAGGCTTTGCGGGCCCAGTCCGAGGCGGCGGAGCAACTTCAGCCCTTGCGGGACGAAGAGGCTGCGCGCGCCGCGGTTCTGCACCGCCTCACAGTCGATCGCGACGCCCTGGAGCGCGAGGAAGCCCGCGCCAAGGCCCGGCAGGAAGAGCTGGAAACGCAGCTCGCCCAGGCCGCGCGCGATCTGACCCGCGAAGAGGAGCAGATCGCCGAAGCCAACAAGGTTCTGGAAGGCCTGGCCGCGGAAAAGGCCGGGCTCGAAGCCGTCGGCACCGACGACAGCGTGGAGCCGCAGTTGCGCGAAGCCGCCGCCACCGCGGCTACCGTCCTGGGCGAAGCCGAAACGGCCCTTCGTGCCGCCACGACGGAGCTTGCCGAGGCGCGGGCCGAGCGCGGCCGCCTCGAGAACGATCAGACCCGACTCGCCAGCCGGATCGCCCAGCTCGAATCCCAGTCCGAGGATCTTGCGCAGCAGCTTGCCAATCTCGAGGCGGAAAGCGGCAGCGAAGCGAAACTCACCGAACTGAATGGTGAGGCCGAGCGAGCCTCTGCGCTTCTCGAGGAAGCCGCCACGGCCCTGACGCAGGCCGAAGCCGACGAGGAGCAAGCCAGGGCCGAGGAGACGCGGCTGCGGAGCGCGCTTGCCGACGCCAAGCTTGCCCGTCAGGAAATCGAGACCGAGCTTGCAACCCTGTTGAAGCTCCTGGCGCCGCCGAACGAGTGGACCCCGATCGTCGAGGATGTCCGGATCGAGGGCGGCTACGAGCACGCGCTCGGCGCGGCGCTGGGAGACGATCTCGACGCTGCCGCCGAAGACAGCGCTCCGGTGCATTGGCGCAACTTCACCGCCGGCGCCGACGATCCTGCCCTGCCTGACGGCGCCATTCCTCTCAGTCAGTTCGTGACCGGCCCTGAGGCCCTTGCGCGCCGGCTGTCGCAGATCGGCGTGGTCGAGGCCGGCCAAGGGGCCGCACTGCAGGCCGTGTTGAAGCCCGGCCAGCGCCTCGTCTCGAAGGACGGCGACCTGTGGCGCTGGGACGGCTACAGCGTGCAAGCCGGGGCGGCGACCGCCCAAGGCGCACGGCTCGAGGAACGCACGCGGCTCGAATCGCTGAAGACCCTGAAGGTCGACGCCGAGGATGCGCAGACGGCGGCCCAGGCCGCCTTCGAGGCCGCGACCGAGGCGAGTCAGGCCGCAAGCCTGAAGACCAAGGAACTCCGCCTCAAGATCAAAGAAGACCGCGCGGAGCTCGACCGGACGCGCAGCGCCATCGCCACGGTGGAGCGGGAAGTCCAGGCCAACAGCAAACAGCTCGGTGCTTTGTCGGAAGCGTTGAGCCGCACCAAGGCCGCGCGCGACGAGGCCCAGGAACAGGCGGAGGCCGCAGCCGCGGCGCTCCAGGAACTCACGGCGCTGGACGGGCTGACGGCAGCGCTGGAAGCGGCGCAAGGTGACGCGGCCAATGCCCGCTCTGAGGCGTCGCAAGCCCAAGCCAATCTCAAGAGCTTCGAGAACGAGGTGCGGCTTCGCACGGAACGCATCAAGGCCATCACGGCCGAAGAGGATCTCTGGCGCAAGCGGATCGCGAACGCGCAGCAGCACATCGAGACGTTGGGCACGCGCAAATCGGAAACGGCGGCCGACCTTGAAGCCCTCGCCAAACTGCCGGCCGAGATCGAAGAACGCCGCGCCAAGCTGATGAACACCATCGCCGAGGCGGAGCGCGACCGGTCCAAGGCCGCTGACGACCTGGCAGAGGCGGAAACCGCGTTGCGTGAGCAGGACAAGGCCCTGCGCGCCGTCCAGGAACGTCTGTCTTCGGCCCGCGAGGGCAAGGCGCGCAGCGAGGCGCGGCTTGAAGGCGCCCGGGAGCGCCGCTCCGGCTTGTCCAGACTCATCCGCGAGCAGGTCGACTGCGCACCGGAAGAATGTCTGCCGCGCGCCAATCTTGCCGAGGGCGCCGAACTGCCTTCTCTCGAAGAAGTCGAGCCGCGCCTAGCCAAGCTCAAGGCCGACCGCGAGCGGCTCGGCGGCGTGAACTTGCGCGCCGAAGAGGAAGAGATCGAGCTTGCCGAACAGCTTGAAGGCATGGAGCGCGAGAAGGGCGACGTCGAAGAAGCCATCGCGCAACTGCGCCAGGGCATTTCCAGCCTCAATCGCGAAGGGCGCAAACGGCTCCTCGAGGCCTTCGACACGGTCAACGCGCATTTTTCGCGCCTTTTTCAGACGCTGTTCGGCGGCGGCTCGGCCGAGCTGAGGCTCGTCGATTCCGACGATCCGCTCGAATCGGGTCTCGAGATCTTCGCGCAGCCGCCGGGCAAGAAGACCCAGACCCTGACGCTGATGTCGGGTGGCGAGAAGGCGCTGACCGCCTTGGCGTTGATTTTCGCGGTGTTCCTGACCAATCCCTCGCCCATCTGCGTGCTGGACGAGGTGGACGCCCCGCTGGACGACGCCAATGTGGACCGCTTCTGCCGGCTCATGGAGGAAATGTCTAAGGAAACCCAGACGCGCTTCCTCATCATAACCCACCATCCGCTGACCATGGCGCGCATGAGCCGCCTGTTCGGCGTGACCATGCAGGAACGGGGCGTGAGCCAGCTGGTGTCTGTCGATCTGGAGACCGCCGAGCAGTTGCGCGACGCGGGCTAA
- a CDS encoding AtpZ/AtpI family protein: MAGAENQSGAGNGDQDTESIRRRLDTLDGKLMEAKGLRPPTVNTEGRGRAMGQAFKLSIELVAGVAVGGVIGWALDQLFGTKPILMLVFLILGAASGIMNVIRTAKNMQGEPMPGHHLRTKKERDAVTRDSED; the protein is encoded by the coding sequence ATGGCCGGAGCCGAAAATCAGTCCGGAGCCGGAAACGGCGATCAGGACACTGAGAGCATTCGGCGGCGGTTAGACACGCTCGACGGGAAGCTGATGGAGGCCAAGGGCCTGCGTCCGCCGACGGTCAATACCGAGGGACGCGGCCGGGCCATGGGCCAAGCTTTCAAGCTGTCGATCGAGCTGGTCGCCGGCGTCGCGGTTGGGGGGGTTATCGGCTGGGCACTGGACCAGCTGTTCGGCACGAAGCCGATCCTGATGTTGGTGTTCCTGATTTTGGGCGCCGCCAGCGGGATCATGAACGTGATACGGACGGCGAAGAACATGCAGGGCGAGCCGATGCCCGGTCATCACTTGCGCACCAAGAAGGAGCGCGATGCGGTGACGAGAGATAGTGAGGACTAG